In one window of Mytilus trossulus isolate FHL-02 chromosome 7, PNRI_Mtr1.1.1.hap1, whole genome shotgun sequence DNA:
- the LOC134726145 gene encoding uncharacterized protein LOC134726145, with protein MVVYHCCVPNCTASTRKFNKLHKYPWMQGVTFISLPNKIRNAKERRDWLRLIRRPNDWTPTKYTRICSLHFDENNNNTLPTLFPHNNFKKPLSERKTSNSTQVGTDNNLESPMHACNSDHHHGSIPESQVIFSAIPYVCGEVEVISTEKFVTTDYLPGQRYVSKLNHPTCKPTKEHDYSYHRDDKVIVDSSTQTEVTANDIRLLEQENNRLKHTLEDKDSLSREIFVKHVTKDDKHVKFYTGVQNFAILMGIFQLLMTKCSKLKYWSGKGSVNDKNYQTGNRLKPGPQRKLTDFQEFILTLVRLRLGLIDYHLADIFGISKTRVSQIFTTWITFMSGLFGKLIKWPSKQQVRKHMPHSFKMLYPKTRTIIDCTEFFFQHPRSPTAQASTYSTYKSKNTGNWEMSFRDLTFWNLHFCFRRLWRQCIRSFYY; from the exons ATGGTGGTTTATCATTGTTGTGTTCCAAACTGCACCGCATCAACTAGAAAGTTTAACAAACTGCATAAGTATCCTTGGATGCAAGGTGTGACATTTATTTCTCTGCCAAATAAGATAAGGAACGCAAAGGAAAGGCGAGACTGGTTGAGATTGATTAGGCGGCCGAATGATTGGACTCCAACGAAATACACACGTATTTGTTCACTGCACTTTgatgaaaacaacaacaacactcTACCAACATTGTTTCCTCACAACAATTTCAAGAAGCCGTTGAGTGAAAG AAAAACCAGCAATTCAACACAAGTTGGAACAGACAATAACCTTGAATCTCCAATGCATGCATGTAATTCTGATCATCATCATGGATCCATCCCTGAGAGCCAAGTTATCTTTTCAGCTATACCTTATGTTTGTGGAGAAGTCGAGGTCATTAGCACAGAAAAGTTTGTTACAACTGATTATTTGCCAG gtcAAAGATatgtatcaaaattaaaccatccCACATGTAAGCCAACTAAAGAGCATGACTATAGTTATCACAGAGATGATAAAGTGATTGTAGATTCGTCTACTCAAACAGAAGTTACAGCTAATGATATCAGGCTACTGGAACAGGAAAATAACAGACTCAAGCATACCCTGGAAGATAAAGACAGCTTGTCCAGAgaaatttttgttaaacatgttaccAAAGATGACAAACATGTAAAGTTTTACACTGGTGTTCAAAATTTCGCTATTTTAATGGGTATTTTCCAGCTTCTTATGACCAAATGTTCCAAGTTAAAGTACTGGTCTGGCAAGGGAAGTGTTAATGACAAAAACTACCAAACTGGAAATAGATTAAAGCCTGGACCACAAAGGAAATTGACAGATTTTCAGGAATTTATACTTACATTAGTACGTCTTCGTCTTGGTCTAATAGATTATCACTTAGCTGATATTTTTGGAATCTCAAAGACCCGTGTTTCACAGATATTTACAACATGGATAACATTTATGTCAGGTTTATTTGGAAAACTAATAAAATGGCCATCAAAGCAACAAGTCAGAAAACATATGCCGCATTCATTCAAAATGTTATACCCAAAAACAAGAACTATAATTGACTgcacagaatttttttttcaacatccAAGATCTCCTACAGCACAGGCCTCAACATATAGCACTTATAAATCAAAAAATACTGGGAACTGGGAAATGTCTTTTAGGGATCTCACCTTCTGGAACCTTCACTTTTGTTTCAGACGTTTATGGCGGCAATGTATCAGATCGTTTTATTACTGA